A window of the Cystobacter fuscus genome harbors these coding sequences:
- a CDS encoding amidohydrolase family protein yields MIIDAHAHLCPKPYGSVEHYLSQLDRSGIKQGLVCPGGMVDVRRMNEFTSGRRQADPIPCNDYIQQAVLAHPGLAAVACLDPRPPHAPEALEEWVSRGFRGLLVSPLVHRFSFLDECMAALASLCGERDIPIVSHVGFRTGANPGDFIQLARRFPKTCFLLEHMGGPQADTDVVDAAASLDNFFLETSLGTFMHLQETVKKTGASKLVFGSEFPMSHPGLELKKISLLPVSEAERDLILGVNVQTLFHLN; encoded by the coding sequence ATGATCATCGACGCACACGCGCATCTGTGCCCCAAGCCCTATGGCTCGGTGGAGCACTACCTCTCGCAGCTGGACCGCAGCGGCATCAAGCAGGGCCTCGTCTGTCCAGGGGGCATGGTGGATGTCCGTCGGATGAACGAGTTCACCTCCGGCAGGCGCCAGGCCGACCCCATCCCCTGCAATGACTACATCCAGCAAGCCGTGCTCGCCCATCCCGGGCTGGCCGCCGTGGCGTGCCTGGACCCGCGCCCGCCGCACGCCCCGGAGGCGCTGGAGGAGTGGGTGTCCCGGGGCTTCCGGGGCCTGCTCGTGAGCCCCCTCGTCCACCGGTTCTCGTTCCTGGACGAGTGCATGGCGGCGCTCGCGTCGCTCTGTGGCGAGCGAGACATTCCGATCGTCTCCCACGTCGGCTTCCGGACAGGGGCGAACCCCGGAGACTTCATCCAGCTCGCCCGGCGCTTCCCCAAGACGTGCTTCCTGCTCGAGCACATGGGCGGGCCCCAGGCGGACACGGACGTGGTGGACGCGGCCGCGAGCCTCGACAACTTCTTCCTGGAGACGTCCCTGGGTACCTTCATGCACCTGCAGGAGACGGTGAAGAAGACGGGCGCGAGCAAGCTCGTCTTCGGCTCCGAGTTCCCCATGTCCCACCCGGGGCTGGAGCTCAAGAAGATCAGCCTGCTGCCCGTGTCCGAGGCCGAACGCGACCTCATCCTCGGCGTCAACGTCCAGACACTGTTCCACCTGAACTGA
- a CDS encoding phenylacetate--CoA ligase family protein — protein sequence MDTPTLATIISRHTSDLKQADRMPPETLKDYQSAALRAVATRAQEYSPFYREKLERAGIRPGSIRGLEDLPRLPFLTKEELRGHPWRLLTCERRDIMIIQVSTGTSGGEEIYSTQSRLDLRYHLSAHYPSLLPVTPGDVCLNALPYEMSTSGLAMHREFTEGSHATVIAAGKGGAYSTPAKTLKVFRDLRPSIVITSPSWAIALAEEAVNQGLSLPSMAPRKMWLTGEGCSPSFRRRVEALWGCAAFFLYGSLEGGMMGVECEAREGYHLTQGHTLLEVVAPDTGVPLPPGSVGELVVTALLRHDSPLLRFRTGDLGVFEKDTCTCGATASRFRVRGRAFEQLHYRGQRVSPLFLEEFLMRMPEVGNWFHFVVPASNTARIKVRCEPATGVRPSRELGSTLASRMEAFTHLPLDIEFVERLPRTGTKTLRVVRE from the coding sequence ATGGACACACCAACACTCGCCACGATCATCTCCCGCCATACCTCGGATTTGAAGCAGGCAGATCGGATGCCACCCGAGACATTGAAAGACTATCAGTCCGCGGCCCTGCGCGCCGTGGCCACCCGGGCCCAGGAGTACTCGCCCTTCTACCGGGAGAAGCTGGAGCGGGCGGGCATCCGCCCCGGAAGTATCAGAGGCCTGGAGGATCTCCCGCGCCTGCCCTTCCTGACCAAGGAGGAGCTGCGCGGACACCCCTGGCGTCTGCTCACCTGCGAGCGCCGGGACATCATGATCATCCAGGTCTCCACGGGCACGAGCGGCGGCGAGGAGATCTACAGCACCCAGAGCCGGTTGGATCTGCGCTATCACCTGTCCGCCCATTATCCCTCGCTGCTCCCGGTCACCCCGGGAGACGTGTGTCTCAATGCGCTGCCCTATGAGATGAGCACCTCGGGGCTGGCCATGCACCGGGAGTTCACCGAGGGCAGCCATGCCACGGTCATCGCCGCCGGGAAGGGCGGCGCGTACTCCACGCCCGCGAAGACCCTCAAGGTCTTCCGAGACCTTCGTCCCAGCATCGTCATCACCAGTCCGTCGTGGGCCATCGCCCTGGCGGAGGAGGCGGTCAACCAGGGCCTCTCCCTGCCGTCGATGGCCCCCCGGAAGATGTGGCTCACCGGCGAGGGCTGCTCTCCCTCCTTCCGGCGGCGCGTGGAGGCGCTCTGGGGCTGCGCTGCCTTCTTCCTCTATGGCTCCCTGGAGGGCGGAATGATGGGCGTGGAGTGCGAGGCCCGCGAGGGCTACCACCTGACCCAGGGCCACACCCTGCTCGAGGTGGTGGCCCCCGACACCGGGGTGCCCCTGCCCCCGGGCTCGGTGGGAGAGCTCGTCGTGACGGCGCTGCTGCGCCACGACAGTCCCCTGCTGCGCTTTCGTACCGGGGACCTGGGGGTGTTCGAGAAGGACACGTGCACCTGCGGCGCCACGGCGAGCCGCTTCCGCGTGCGTGGCCGGGCCTTCGAGCAGCTCCACTACCGGGGCCAGCGCGTGTCACCCCTCTTCCTGGAGGAATTCCTCATGCGCATGCCCGAGGTGGGCAACTGGTTCCACTTCGTCGTGCCCGCCTCGAACACCGCCCGCATCAAGGTCCGATGTGAGCCCGCCACCGGGGTGCGGCCCTCCCGGGAGCTGGGCAGCACGCTGGCCAGCAGGATGGAGGCCTTCACGCACCTGCCCTTGGACATCGAGTTCGTCGAGCGCCTGCCCCGCACGGGTACCAAGACCCTGCGCGTCGTGCGCGAGTGA
- a CDS encoding DUF1501 domain-containing protein has protein sequence MSLRDNGRLSRREMLKALSLCAAGSATLGPLLTGCRDGLNTPETLERLGGVRHARLDGKPRFLIVVGAAGGASIVDSLLAVRASEAGANASRLNTFPDEQVRGVDGSPFRAVKVSNQMLGTIPQWVNTDQLPFVRKHKDSMLVATSVGTSVNHAIAQKRSITGNAAWRGRTLQECVALQHGAGFPIPNVNMGMGGYSERGTDGSLPSYCYGEVVSNASFWPLGLDGGKGIKDAPPRDVVEMARRTRNTLDSQSVFGRTFENAAALQRWNEQRIVGQPALEAKDLINRLNVLPDQPPKMPLTEYGLSSSPDGDRLRTLFPDYLTDPVQGQAALAFLLLKYRVSVTVTIGPSFNVAVGNDEQAPIANPPLAFDFSHTDHRAGQAFMWARVMDVVDKLIDLLKAEPFDGTTGESMWDRTLIYVATEFGRTRSRPNDTMAFSTGHDLNNGFLMLSPMLKGNTVLGGIDKGTTLTYGFDPRTGAPRPGKVETNEPDIFSGILSALGVDTSGSGLPDASAFVRT, from the coding sequence ATGTCACTCCGCGACAATGGTCGGCTCTCGCGCCGGGAAATGTTGAAGGCACTCTCGCTGTGCGCGGCGGGCTCCGCGACGCTGGGACCCCTGCTGACGGGCTGCCGTGACGGGCTCAACACCCCGGAGACACTCGAGCGGCTCGGGGGCGTGCGCCACGCCCGCCTCGATGGCAAGCCCCGCTTCCTCATCGTGGTGGGCGCCGCCGGAGGCGCCTCCATCGTCGACAGCCTGCTGGCGGTGCGCGCCTCGGAAGCCGGCGCCAACGCCTCGCGGCTCAACACCTTCCCCGACGAGCAGGTGCGGGGCGTGGACGGCTCTCCGTTCCGCGCGGTGAAGGTGAGCAACCAAATGCTGGGCACCATCCCCCAGTGGGTGAACACGGATCAGCTGCCCTTCGTGCGCAAGCACAAGGACTCCATGCTCGTGGCCACCTCGGTGGGCACCTCGGTGAACCATGCCATCGCGCAGAAGCGGAGCATCACCGGCAACGCCGCCTGGCGCGGCCGCACGCTGCAGGAGTGCGTGGCCCTGCAGCATGGCGCGGGCTTCCCCATTCCCAACGTGAACATGGGAATGGGCGGCTACTCCGAGCGCGGCACCGATGGTTCGCTGCCCTCGTACTGCTACGGGGAGGTGGTGTCCAACGCCTCGTTCTGGCCATTGGGGCTCGACGGCGGCAAGGGCATCAAGGACGCGCCCCCACGCGACGTGGTGGAGATGGCCCGGCGCACGCGCAATACGCTCGATTCACAATCGGTCTTCGGGCGGACCTTCGAGAACGCGGCGGCGCTCCAGCGGTGGAACGAGCAGCGCATCGTGGGGCAACCCGCGCTGGAGGCGAAGGATCTGATCAACCGCCTCAACGTGCTGCCCGACCAGCCGCCGAAGATGCCTCTCACGGAGTACGGCCTGTCGAGCTCCCCCGATGGGGATCGGCTGCGCACGCTCTTCCCGGATTACCTGACCGACCCCGTGCAAGGACAGGCGGCGCTGGCGTTCCTGCTCCTCAAGTACCGGGTGTCGGTGACGGTGACGATTGGCCCGTCGTTCAACGTGGCGGTGGGGAACGATGAACAGGCTCCCATCGCCAACCCACCGCTGGCCTTCGACTTCAGCCACACCGATCATCGCGCGGGTCAGGCCTTCATGTGGGCACGGGTGATGGACGTGGTGGACAAGCTCATCGACCTGCTCAAGGCGGAGCCCTTCGACGGGACCACCGGCGAGAGCATGTGGGACCGTACGCTCATCTACGTGGCGACCGAATTCGGGCGCACGCGCTCGCGGCCCAATGACACCATGGCGTTCAGCACCGGGCATGACCTCAACAATGGCTTCTTGATGCTCTCGCCGATGCTCAAGGGCAACACGGTGCTGGGTGGGATCGACAAGGGCACCACGCTGACCTACGGATTCGACCCGCGCACCGGAGCTCCACGACCGGGCAAGGTGGAGACGAACGAGCCCGACATCTTCTCCGGCATCCTGAGCGCCCTGGGCGTGGATACCTCTGGCAGCGGACTCCCCGACGCGAGCGCTTTCGTGCGCACCTGA